Below is a window of Thermoplasmata archaeon DNA.
TTCTGGATGTCGCCCTGCGGGAAGCCGGTCTCGCCGAACAGCGGGATCGTGCACGGGTGGCTGGTCGTGCAGTCGCTGGCGATCTCCGCGTCGTAGTACGGGCTCCCGGGGGTCGAGACCTGCGCCCACCACCACCACGCGGTGCCCGGCACATCGGGGGTCGGGGTCGCGCTGGGGTTGGTGTCCGGCCAGCTGACGTTGGTCGGGAAGTACTCGAAGCCCGGCGCGATCGCGCCGCCGTAGTTGACGCCCGTCGTGATCCCATCGACGTCCAGGATCGCGTTGTAGACCGACTGGTACGGGTAGGCCGTGGTGAACAGCATCCGCATCGCCTCGGAGCTGAAGAAGTCCGTCGGCGCGGTGATCGTCGTCGGCGTCAGCGCCTGCGCGGCGGCCAGGTTGTAGTTCCAGTCGAACGGGTAGAAATAGACCGAGAGCGACGGGAACTGGGTGAACTTCACCTTGCCCTGCGACAGGAGCTGCAGCAACAGGCTGCTCTGGGTCGACGCGATCGTCGCGACGTCGGCCGTCCCCGACTCGAGCGCGGCCTCGCCGGGGGTGTAGCCGTTCTCCCAGTTCTGGATGACCTTGGGCACGTACTTGCCGACCGCCGGCTGGCACGAGCTCGACCCGAGGCAGTTCGGGTTGGGGTGGTAGCCGGGGTTCGCCTCCAGGATGTACTCGACCGCGTTGTCAAAGTACGCGAGGTAGTACGGGCCGCTGCCGGCCATGACGTTCTTGGCCGTCACGCTGCCCGCGGGGAACCCGAAGATTCCCGAGCCGTCGATCTGCATCGTGTCCCACATCGTCGGGGTCGCTTCCGAGGCGTTGACCCAGGCCCAGACGGCCGGGTTCTGCGAGGAGGCGTTCGTGGTATCGAGGTCTCCGGGGAGCCCGATCGGGTAGTCGCCGGCGCCGGTGATCCCGGAATCGGTCCAGCCGGGGAGCGGCGAGCCCTGCTGGCTGATCCAGGCCGCGGGGGTCGCGACCGCCCAGGGGAACGAGAGCAGCTGGTAGAGGGCGGAGAGCGACCAGGTCTGCCCCAGCCCGTCGGCGACGATCGTGAAGCAGCCGTGGTAGCCGTTCGCGTAGGCCTTCGCCGGACAGAACGCCGAGTCGTTCACCAAGAGGTGGGTGAAGATCTGGTACGGGGTGTTGTTGCCCGGGTAGTGCAGCGCGGCCCCGGTCGGCGAGGCGGCCGTGTCCCACGAGGCGTTGCCGAGCGGCAGGAACGCCTGCGACTCGACCCACCCGTTGTTACCGCCCCACGAGGGCAGTACGGCGAACGAGGCGAGGCGGGCGAACGAGAAGACCCAGTCCGAGGGATAGACGCCCCAGGTCGCGTGCGTGTTCGGATCGTAGAAATTCGACGCGCCGCTGATCACGAACGTGACGTTCTCACCGCTGACGAGGGACTGGCCGAACAGCGAGGAGCACTGGGCGCTGCCCGGCACGCAGGCGGCGCCGATCGGGATGAAGTTCGTGACCGACGACTGGTTGTACATCACCAGGTTCTGGTAGACGTTCTGGGTGGGCTCCTCGCCGATCGTCTCGTAGTCGATCGCCGGGTCGAGGGTCTCGGCGCCCGAGCCACCGGTGTCGGTGTAGGAGATGATCGTCCCGTCGAGCGCGGACGGCGCGACCGAGACGGGCGGGACCTTGGCCGCTCCGCCGCTGCCCACAACGATTGTGAAGATCGTGTTCTGGCTCGCCGGACCGGGAGTTCCCGTCGCGTTCGCGACGAACCCGACCGTGTACGTCCCGGCGATGGTGAACTGGATCGAGGCGGTGGCCGAGCTTGGGCCCGCGGCGCTCGCCGTGAAGGTCGCACCCCCGGCCGGACCGCTCAGGACCTTGAGGGAGGGAGCCGTCTCTGAGTACAGAGGGTTCACGGGCACGGCGGTGTAGCTACCCGCGAAGCTGACGGTGGCGCCCGTGGCGACCACGCCGGTCGGGGAGCTCGAGCTCGTCCCGTTGGAGGTGATCGAAGCGGAGACCGCCGGGATCGCCTCGGCGGCGGACACCGAGTAGCTCGTCTGTACGACGAGGAAGCCGATGTCGTGGAGGTTGTCGTGGGTGGCGCCGTTGACGTTCGCCGTAACGGTCACCAGGTAGGTGCCGGGCGACGCGTACGCGTAGTCGTCGGTGGCGGAGTTGGCGGACCCGGCCACCGTGACCGGCGCCGAGCCGTCACCGAAGTTGAACGTGAAGCTCGAAGCGACCTCCCCCGTCGGGAGGTTCGCGGTGAAGGGTACGGGCGATTGGATGAAACTGGTCTGCACGGGCACGAGGAGCGACACATCGTGCACGTCGGACGAGGCGCGGCACGCGGCGCTCGTCGGCGGGATGCAGTTCGTGGAGGTGCTCGAGCGCGAGGAGGTGCCCGAGCCGCTCACGCTGTTCAGACCCACGGCCGTGAGGCCGCCGGCGAGCACGACGACGACGACCAACAGGAGCGCACCCACGCCGGTCGTCACGCCGCGCCGATTCGAGGTTCCGTGCATTGTTTCCACCTTGGGACCGGATCGACCGATCGCCCGAACCCAGGTCGGTGGTCGTATTAATAGCCAGAAACAATTCTGTGGCAATAATAATATCCATGGATACTATAGGATACGCATGGCAGCGCAGACCACGACCATCCAGGTCGACGTGGAAGTCCGCGACCGGCTTCGGGCGCTCGGACGGATGGGCGAGAGCTACGATGACGTCATCCGACGCCTGCTCGCCTCGGCCCGAACCGGGCCGCCGGCATCGGCGGCCGTCCGAGAGGGCTCCCCGCCGCCGGCGCGCGGCTGGCATCCGTTACAGGGACGCGACTGAACTCCGGGGCGGGGCGCAGTCCCCCGTACGACTCGGCTAGCGAACGCGTCGTCGTGCGGGGCGCGGAGCCGGCGGTCCGCCCAGGCGCTGCTGCAGGGCGCCCAGCGTGCTCGCCCAGTAGGAACGGAAGGGGTCCAGCCACACTTCGACCGCCTCGAGCGGGCCGCCCGTGAGCCTCAGACGGTGGACGCGACCGTCCACTTTGCGGGCCACCAGGCCGGCGTCCTCCAGGATCCGCAGGTGCTTGGAGACGGCCGGCAGGCTCATCCGGTAGGGTCGGGCGAGGTCGGTCACCCGGGCCGGTCCGAGGGCGAGCCGAGCCAACAGGCTGCGTCGGGTCGGATCCGCGAGCGCGCCGAACAGTCGGTCGAGCGCGAGGGCTCGATCGGCCTCCGACCTCGAACGTCCTCGGCCCCGCATCGGTCTCGAACGCTATATTAAACTAAACAGTTAAGTATTGCGACGGCCTCCGGTCGACCGCCGAGCCACGGCGGAACGGGAGAGCCATGTGCAGAAGCGTCCACGATGAGATCGACCTGAAGGCGACCCCCCGGCTGGCCTACCGAACGATGATGGATAGCCGCGCGCATGCGAGGTTCACCGGCGCTCCGGCGCGCATCGACCCCGTCGTAGGAGGGAAATTCTCGGCCGGAGGCTACATCTCGGGCTTCAACCTCGACCTGGTGCCCGGTAAGCGAATCGTCCAGGCCTGGCGCGGCTCGGATTGGCCGAAGGGGGCCTTCTCCTTGGTCAGCTTTGTGTTCCGACCGCGCGGCAAGGGAACGAGGCTGATCTTCGATCAACGCGGTATCCCGGACGGCATCGAGAGCGGCGTCACGCGAGCGGAGTGGACGCGCTACTACTGGGATCCGCTGCGCCGACACTTCGGCGCTCGGTCGTAGGGCGTCGGGGTCCGGGTGCGGCTCACCGACGCGGACGCTGGCCGGAACGGCCGAAGACCTCCCCGGCTCGCGGACGCCGACGCGGGGAGTTCCTGAGGACGTTCGGCCCTCGGGGCCGGTGGGACGGCCTGCTCGCGAAGTCGGGGAGGACTCTCGCGCCCACGCGGGGGCTCAGGGTCGCGCCGCGCCCGGGGGCGGACACTGTCGCGCGATTCGACCGGCCCGGAGCGCGCTGCGGCGGCTCAGCCGCCAGGATCGATGTGAATGGTGTCGTGGCCCTGGTGGTTGGCCATCTCCTCCGTGTCGGAGGCCGGGAATTGGGTCCCACAGGTGTTGCACTGGATCGTGCCCGTGTTCGATCCCTGCATGCGGGGGGAAAGGTCTCCGGGTATAACAAGACCGATGGCCCCTTCGAGCACGACCCCGCTCGCATACCACCGTACGGTCGAGCCCCCGGAATTGGACCCCAGGTCGACCGTAACCGCCGGGGCCCGTCCTGCCCTGACGGCTCGCTCCTACCCAGGGGCCACGCGGACCGGGGCGAGGGCGGCCGGCAGGGACTCACGGGCGCGCCTCACCGTGGGTGCGCTCGACTTATCGGCGCGCCGGGCCGTCGCGAGCCGTAGGGAATGCGATGTCGGGGGAAACGGCCGCCGTTTCGATCGACCCGTCGCTGATGGGACCCGAGGAATCGGATCCGGAAGGCAGGGCCTATCGCGGCGTCGCGATGGAAGGCTCGATCGCCCGCTGGTACGCCCGCACCCGCGGCACGCCCAGCCAGATCGCCGCATGGAGGCAGCAGGCGAAAGAGCTCGTGGCCGACCTACCGGCCGGAACCGACCTCCTCGAGGTCGCTCCGGGCCCGGGCTACTTCGCGGTCGAGCTCGCCCGCACCGGTCGGGCACGCGTCACCGCGCTCGAGATCAGTCGGACCTTTGTCCAGATCGCGAACGCCCACGCGCGCGAGGCGGGTGTGCCGGTCGCGGTCCGCCAGGGCGACGCCTCCCGGATGCCGTTCGGGGCCGCCTCGTTCGACCGGATCGTCTGCCAGGCCGCCTTCAAGAACTTCGGTCGGCCCCAAGCCGCGATCAACGAGATGCACCGCGTGCTGCGCCCCGGGGGCGTCGCGATCGTCGAGGATATGCGCCGCGACGCCCCGGACGCCGGGATCCACGCCGAGGTCCGGGGGATGGGCCTCGGGCCGGTTCGCGCCTACTTCACCCGCCGGGCCCTCTTCTCGCTGCGGCGGCGCGCCTACACGTCCGAGGAGTTCGTCCGGTTGGCCGAGCGCAGTCCCTTCGGTAGCTGTGCCGTTCGCGTCGAGGGCATCGGCCTCGAGGTCCGGTTCGCTAAGCGCCCGGATCCGTAGGACCGCGCCTCCGGACCGGCCCTATGGCTACAAGAGGCGGGTCGGCGCCTCCTAGTCGCCCGTGGACGCGCGGACCTGTCCGTACTGCGGGCGGCCGAACCCGCCGACCAGCCGGTTCTGCGGCGCCTGCGGCCGGCCGGTCGCCGCCGAGCCGACCGCGCGCGAAGCCGATCCCTGGTTCCTGGGCCGGTACAGTGGGCTGCGCTTCCAGGTAGATCCCGGGGATCCGCCGCCCTATCGCGACGCGCGATGGGTCCTTGTCGTCCTCGGTGTCGGTCTCGCGACGCTGGGAGCGTTCCTGCTCGCGCTCGACTCGTTGTTGACCGGTGCGCTGTCGCTGTCGGGTGGCTCGTGCTCCGGCTGCAGCGCCGCGCCCGTCGCGTTCCTGTTCCTATTCCCCGGTCTGGGACTGCTGCTCGCGGGTGCCGTCGTCGCGGGCGCCGCCCTGGTCCACGCGCTTCGGACCCGGCCGACCAACTCGAGCTAGGCGAAGGGCCGCGAGCTCTGCGCCACGCGCGCCGCTGGCTCCGGGTCATCACCGCCGTGTCTGTCACGTCGATCCGGGCGAGGTGGAGCGGGTCGGCCAGGTCCGCTCGATCAGGGTGTCCGCCACGGTGACCATCGCGAGCACCACAAGGGAACTCAGGACGAAGACCGGGGAGTCGTGGACGATGTAGGAGAAGATCGTGAGCGCCAGCGCCGGAGGATGGGAGAAGCGCGTGAAGGCGATGAACAGGGAGACCAGGACGACGTTGAGGACGAGCGCGAGGAGGGAGATGCCGAGGAAGAACTCGAACAGCTCCGAGCTCCCGATGACGACCAGGTACGACGCGAGGATGCTGCTCGGTGCCGCGTAGCGGCTTTTTCGATCGAAGACCACGAGGTAGGCCGTCACGGCGTACGGCGGCGCGATCAACAGGGTCCCGCTCCCCCAGATCACGGCGACGATCGCCAGGAAGAGAACGAGGAACAGGGCGTAGCAAGCCGCGGTGCTCAGGGCCACCGGGTCTCGGCCCGCGCGCTGTGGGCCCGTGCCCAGGGCGGCGGGCCGGTCCGGGGCGGGCGCCGGCATCTGCGCGAGCGAGCTCCCGCCGGTCACGGGAAGGTGAGCGCACCCGGACTCTTATGGGACGGCCCGTCCGCCGATCGACGCTCGCACCGTCGTCACGGCGGAGCGCGATCGTTACTGGGACCGGGCGCGGGCGCCGCCCGCGTCCTCGGGAAGGTGCGCCGCGCGGAGGGCCGCGCGGAATCGCGGCTCCTCGCGTAGCGAGTCGTACGCGGGGAGGCCGGCGCGCAGCCACAGACCGCTCGTCCCCTCGCGAGCCGAGCGTTCGAGGATGTCGAGTGCCGCCTCCTTCTCGCCCAGCAGCGCGTGCAGTGCGGCCGAGAAGTCGGATCCGAGGAGCTCCTCGGGTCGAGCTTCGGTCAGTTCCTTGAGCAGCTGACGGGCCTCCTCGGGCTCGCCGAGGGGGACCAGGATCATCGCGCGAGCGAGGCGCTGGACCACGCTCCGGGGGGGCCCCGCTGCCACGAGTTCCCGCCGGGCGGCTTCTGGGTCGTTGAGGACGCTGTAGGCGACGCCGAAGCTGAGGTGGGTCCAACTCGGATCGGGGTCGGGGGTCAGCCACTTGGCCAAGCGATCGCGGGCCCCCTCGAGATCGCCGCGCAGGAGCGCGAGGTCCACGAGGAGGCGTCGTGGGGCCTGCCAGCTCGGATTGATCTCGATCGCCGCGTGGAGCTCGACCTCGGCCTCCGAGTCGCGGCCGAGCACGCGGAGCAGGGTCGAGTAGCTCAGCCGGGCGAGGGCGTTGCTGGGGTTGAGCGCGAGGGCTCGACGGAACTCCTCCTCCGCGCGTGGCCACTCGTGGTCCTGCTGCATGACGAGCTCGGCCAGCGCGGCATGCGCCTCCGAGAGGTTCGGGTCGAGCTCGAGGGCTCGCGTCACGAAGGGGCGCGCCCTGCGGAACCCCTCGCGATGCGGAAGGTAGTCGCCCGCGCCCTGTACGTAGAGGTAGCCGAGGTAGGCCTGGGCGAGCGCGAACGCGGGGTCTCGTGCGATCGCCTCCTCGAGCCACGCGATCGCTTGGCGGAACCCCTCCGGAGCGTACCCCGCCGGTTGCTGGATCGCCCGCAGGTACAGCTCGTAGGCCTGCAGATCCTTCGTCGGTGCCCGCCGGATGAACTCACGCGCCGGCTCCGACAGCTCGACGCGGATCGCCTTCGCCGTACTCTCGGCCACCTCCGTCTGGATGGCGAAGATGTCGGCGAGCTGCCGATCGTAGCTCTCGGACCAGACGTGCTCCTGGGTCCCGACGTCGATCAGTTGGAGCGAGATCCGCAGGCGGTCGTTCGCCTTGCGAACGCTCCCTTCGAGGATCGAGGTGACGCCCAGCTCCGAGCCGATCTGGACGACCGACTTCGAGGTCGACTTGTAGGGCGTGACCGACGTGCGCGCGATGACCCGCAGCCCCCGGATCTTGGAGAGGACCGAGATCAGCTCTTCCGTGAGGCCATCGGCGAAGTACTCGTCCTTCGGATCCGGGCTGATGTTCGCGAGCGGCAACACCGCGAGGCGCGGAGGCGAGGGGGCGGCGGCCGCCGGCGCGTGCTCGTCCCCGGGAGGGACCACTCGGAACAGCTCGACCGGCTCGACCACGCCCTTGAGAGCGCGGACGCCGAGCGGCTCGATCCGGAAGCGGACCTTGTTCTTGACCTGACGGAACACGGACTCCGAGATGCACACGCCGCCGGGCTCGGCCGCGGACTCGACGCGCGCAGCGACGTTCACGGCGTCGCCGAAGATGTCGCCGCCGCGGCGCTGCACGTCCCCGAGGTGAACCCCGACGCGAACCGGGGGGAAGGCGCGCCCACCGCGCCCGGCGCGCTCCCGCAGTCGCAACTGGAAGGCGACCGCGCACTCCACCGCATCGAGCGCGCTCGGGAACTCCAGGAGGAGGCCGTCGCCCGTCGACTTCACGATCCGACCGTGGTGCTCGGCGACGAGCGGGCGGGCGAGCTTCTCTTGTTGCTGGATCAGCTCGAGCGCCCCCCGCTCGTCGGCCTGAGCCAGCTCGGTCGAGCCCACCAGGTCGGTGAAGACGATGGCCGCCAGGCGACGGGTGCCGGGCACGCGCCGCCAACGGGCATGGGAGGTTAAGGATTGCAACGGCCCCCACGCGACCCGGGCCGTGGCCGCTACCGGCGAGAGGCGGTCTTGCGCGCGGACGCTCGAAGCTGGCGGTGGCGGAAGCAATCGACCGTGTGGTCGTTGACCATCCCGACGGCCTGCATGTGGGCGTAGACGATCGTCGAGCCCACGAAGCTGAAACCCCGCGCCCGCAGGTCGGCGCTGAACCGGTCGGATTCCGCCGAGGTCGCGGGCACCTGGCGGTAGTTCGCCCATCGATTGTGGCGGGGGCGTCCGCCCACGAACCTCCAGCAGTAGTCGTCGAAGGTGCCGAACTCTCGCTGGACCGCGAGGAAGGCCCGGGCGTTCGATACCGCCGACTCGATCTTCCTTTTGTTCCGGATGATGCCGGGGTCCCGCGCGAGGGCGCGCCGCCGCGCCGGCGAGTAGCGGGCGATCTTCGCCGGATCGAAACCGTCGAACGCCCGGTCGTACCCGGGACGGCGGTGCAGGATCGTCGACCAGCTCAGTCCGGCCTGGGCCCCTTCGAGCAGGAGGAACTCGAAGTGCCGCCGGTCATCGTGGACGGGCGTTCCCCATTCGGTGTCGTGGTAGCGGCGCATGACCGGATCGGCGAGCGAAGCCCACGCGCAGCGAGGCCGGCCGTCCTTGGGCACGCGTCGAGGCAGGCCGGGCGTGCGATAACGCCGCCGTCCCCGGCCCCGATGCGAGGACGAGGGCCCCCGCGCTTCAGGAGGCGAGCGGCTGATCCTCGGGCTTCCCGCGCGCCCGGAAGGCACTGCGGACGCCAAGGCCCCGCCCGATCAACAGGCCGATGCTCGAGCCGTAGAGCAGATCGAAGGCGATCAGCACCGAGAGCTGGGTCACCGACACCGAGGTCGGGACCGCGAAGCTCGCCAGGGAGGCGAGCCCGAACATCGCGATCTCGGCGGCGACGCGCGCAACGAACAGGACGAGCGAGAGCAAGGGCAGCAGGAGGGGCAGCCGATAGTAGATCCGACCGTCGCCGCGGGACTCGAAGGTCACTCGGCGACGAACGTGGGGCGCCGCGAACAGGGCGGCGCCGACGACCACGCCGGCGTAGGGCGCGATCAGGGCGAAGGCGACGTCCCCCCACACGGTCCAGGCGACGTACAGGGTCGACGCGGCGAGATACCCGAAGAGGACCATCGAGAAGCCACCGTAGCCGAAGACTCGGCCGGTGCTGTAGGGGGCGCCCTGGCTGAGCAGGTAGGTGCGGCGCGCCATGATGAGCACGATCAAGGCGAGGAACACGATCGCGGAGGTGTCCGCGGTGGAGAGGCCGCTCATCTGACCTCCCGCCGCGCCGGATCGACCGGGAGGGTTCGGATCATGCGAGGTCCGTGCATCACTGGGTTCCTCTCGCGCGGGCCGTCGGGCCGGCATCGCGACGGCGCCGCGCGAGGGGGGGACGAATCCGCATAAGCTTGGCGAGGTGTGCCCCTCCGGCCTCCTCGACCCGCCCACGGCCCGGATTGACTCGGTTTTATCGGCGAGGCGGCTGGCCCTCTCATGGTCCCGACCCTGCGATCGGGGCAGCCCGAAGAGGCGGGGATGTCCTCCGCCCGTCTGCGGCGGCTCGCCGCCGTCGTTCGGCGCTGGGTCGACGGAGCGCAGGGGCGTCCGCTGGTCGTGCTCGTCGCCCGCCGAGGGATCATCGTGTGGCACGAGGCGTTCGGGAGGATGCCGGTGGCGGCCGGAGGGGACCCGACGCCCCTCGACGCCGTCTTCGAGCTGATGTCGGTGACCAAGCCCCTCACGGCCACGGCGCTGATGACGCTCGTGGACGACGGGCGCGTCGGGCTGAACCGACCCGTGGACTCCTACATTCCCGAGTTCGCGGGCGAGGGAAAGCATGGCGTCCGGGTGCGGGATCTGCTCACCCACACCTCGGGCCTGCGGG
It encodes the following:
- a CDS encoding PKD domain-containing protein, translating into MTTGVGALLLVVVVVLAGGLTAVGLNSVSGSGTSSRSSTSTNCIPPTSAACRASSDVHDVSLLVPVQTSFIQSPVPFTANLPTGEVASSFTFNFGDGSAPVTVAGSANSATDDYAYASPGTYLVTVTANVNGATHDNLHDIGFLVVQTSYSVSAAEAIPAVSASITSNGTSSSSPTGVVATGATVSFAGSYTAVPVNPLYSETAPSLKVLSGPAGGATFTASAAGPSSATASIQFTIAGTYTVGFVANATGTPGPASQNTIFTIVVGSGGAAKVPPVSVAPSALDGTIISYTDTGGSGAETLDPAIDYETIGEEPTQNVYQNLVMYNQSSVTNFIPIGAACVPGSAQCSSLFGQSLVSGENVTFVISGASNFYDPNTHATWGVYPSDWVFSFARLASFAVLPSWGGNNGWVESQAFLPLGNASWDTAASPTGAALHYPGNNTPYQIFTHLLVNDSAFCPAKAYANGYHGCFTIVADGLGQTWSLSALYQLLSFPWAVATPAAWISQQGSPLPGWTDSGITGAGDYPIGLPGDLDTTNASSQNPAVWAWVNASEATPTMWDTMQIDGSGIFGFPAGSVTAKNVMAGSGPYYLAYFDNAVEYILEANPGYHPNPNCLGSSSCQPAVGKYVPKVIQNWENGYTPGEAALESGTADVATIASTQSSLLLQLLSQGKVKFTQFPSLSVYFYPFDWNYNLAAAQALTPTTITAPTDFFSSEAMRMLFTTAYPYQSVYNAILDVDGITTGVNYGGAIAPGFEYFPTNVSWPDTNPSATPTPDVPGTAWWWWAQVSTPGSPYYDAEIASDCTTSHPCTIPLFGETGFPQGDIQ
- a CDS encoding metalloregulator ArsR/SmtB family transcription factor, producing MRGRGRSRSEADRALALDRLFGALADPTRRSLLARLALGPARVTDLARPYRMSLPAVSKHLRILEDAGLVARKVDGRVHRLRLTGGPLEAVEVWLDPFRSYWASTLGALQQRLGGPPAPRPARRRVR
- a CDS encoding SRPBCC family protein, encoding MCRSVHDEIDLKATPRLAYRTMMDSRAHARFTGAPARIDPVVGGKFSAGGYISGFNLDLVPGKRIVQAWRGSDWPKGAFSLVSFVFRPRGKGTRLIFDQRGIPDGIESGVTRAEWTRYYWDPLRRHFGARS
- a CDS encoding class I SAM-dependent methyltransferase, translating into MSGETAAVSIDPSLMGPEESDPEGRAYRGVAMEGSIARWYARTRGTPSQIAAWRQQAKELVADLPAGTDLLEVAPGPGYFAVELARTGRARVTALEISRTFVQIANAHAREAGVPVAVRQGDASRMPFGAASFDRIVCQAAFKNFGRPQAAINEMHRVLRPGGVAIVEDMRRDAPDAGIHAEVRGMGLGPVRAYFTRRALFSLRRRAYTSEEFVRLAERSPFGSCAVRVEGIGLEVRFAKRPDP
- a CDS encoding zinc ribbon domain-containing protein; amino-acid sequence: MDARTCPYCGRPNPPTSRFCGACGRPVAAEPTAREADPWFLGRYSGLRFQVDPGDPPPYRDARWVLVVLGVGLATLGAFLLALDSLLTGALSLSGGSCSGCSAAPVAFLFLFPGLGLLLAGAVVAGAALVHALRTRPTNSS
- a CDS encoding HPP family protein; the encoded protein is MTGGSSLAQMPAPAPDRPAALGTGPQRAGRDPVALSTAACYALFLVLFLAIVAVIWGSGTLLIAPPYAVTAYLVVFDRKSRYAAPSSILASYLVVIGSSELFEFFLGISLLALVLNVVLVSLFIAFTRFSHPPALALTIFSYIVHDSPVFVLSSLVVLAMVTVADTLIERTWPTRSTSPGST
- a CDS encoding adenylate/guanylate cyclase domain-containing protein, which encodes MPGTRRLAAIVFTDLVGSTELAQADERGALELIQQQEKLARPLVAEHHGRIVKSTGDGLLLEFPSALDAVECAVAFQLRLRERAGRGGRAFPPVRVGVHLGDVQRRGGDIFGDAVNVAARVESAAEPGGVCISESVFRQVKNKVRFRIEPLGVRALKGVVEPVELFRVVPPGDEHAPAAAAPSPPRLAVLPLANISPDPKDEYFADGLTEELISVLSKIRGLRVIARTSVTPYKSTSKSVVQIGSELGVTSILEGSVRKANDRLRISLQLIDVGTQEHVWSESYDRQLADIFAIQTEVAESTAKAIRVELSEPAREFIRRAPTKDLQAYELYLRAIQQPAGYAPEGFRQAIAWLEEAIARDPAFALAQAYLGYLYVQGAGDYLPHREGFRRARPFVTRALELDPNLSEAHAALAELVMQQDHEWPRAEEEFRRALALNPSNALARLSYSTLLRVLGRDSEAEVELHAAIEINPSWQAPRRLLVDLALLRGDLEGARDRLAKWLTPDPDPSWTHLSFGVAYSVLNDPEAARRELVAAGPPRSVVQRLARAMILVPLGEPEEARQLLKELTEARPEELLGSDFSAALHALLGEKEAALDILERSAREGTSGLWLRAGLPAYDSLREEPRFRAALRAAHLPEDAGGARARSQ
- a CDS encoding DNA-3-methyladenine glycosylase I; this translates as MPKDGRPRCAWASLADPVMRRYHDTEWGTPVHDDRRHFEFLLLEGAQAGLSWSTILHRRPGYDRAFDGFDPAKIARYSPARRRALARDPGIIRNKRKIESAVSNARAFLAVQREFGTFDDYCWRFVGGRPRHNRWANYRQVPATSAESDRFSADLRARGFSFVGSTIVYAHMQAVGMVNDHTVDCFRHRQLRASARKTASRR